The following are encoded in a window of Magnolia sinica isolate HGM2019 chromosome 11, MsV1, whole genome shotgun sequence genomic DNA:
- the LOC131218912 gene encoding alpha-dioxygenase PIOX-like, protein MSKLIEIFKSLYSPRHQINEVHRRMTLIDRLLLFVVHFVDSLGIWHKLPVFLGLLYLAIRRRLHERYNLLNVGESPTSLGHNPASHAYRTVDGKYNDPSNALAGSQGTFFGRNMLPSPQKDMVMKPDPVVVATKLLARKKMIDTGKQFNMIAASWIQFMIHDWIDHLEDTKQIEIIAPSSVANKCPLKAFRFYKTKEVHTGSYEIKSGHLNTRTAWWDGSAIYGNNAEKLSRVRTFKDGKLVISDDGLLPHDNNGILISGDVRNSWVGVSVLQALFVKEHNAVCDKLKDNYPDLDDEELYRYARLVTSAVIAKIHTIDWTVELLKMDTLRAGLRANWYGLLGKTFKDRFGHTGNSTLSGFVGTRKSENHGVPYSLTEEFVGVYRMHSLLPDEILLRDIGSTPGKNKSPLVLKGVPMKELIGLEGEKKIGSIGFETQMVSMGHQACGALELWNYPQWMRDIIAQDINGKNRSDHVDMPALEIYRDRERNVARYNQFRRNMFMLPITKWEDLTDDEEAIAVLREVYGDNVESLDLQVGLMAEKKIKGFAISETAFFIFLLMASRRLEGDRFFTSNFNEETYTKEGLKWVNTTESLSDVLGRHYPDTVHKWMNSTSAFSVWDSDPSPTNIVPLYLRIPN, encoded by the exons ATGAGCAAGCTCATTGagatattcaagtctctctattCTCCTCGCCatcaaatcaatgaagttcatAGGAGAATGACTCTTATCGACAGGCTGCTTTTGTTT gtTGTCCACTTCGTAGACAGTTTGGGGATTTGGCACAAATTGCCTGTGTTCTTGGGCCTTTTGTACCTAGCCATAAGAAGACGTCTGCATGAGCGATACAATCTCCTCAATGTGGGAGAGTCCCCGACTAGCTTAGGGCATAACCCCGCAAGTCATGCCTATAGAACGGTGGATGGAAAGTATAACGATCCATCAAACGCTCTAGCTGGTAGCCAGGGGACGTTTTTCGGACGGAACATGCTTCCTTCTCCACAGAAAGACATG GTTATGAAGCCAGATCCAGTCGTTGTTGCAACAAAGCTACTTGCTAGGAAGAAGATGATAGACACAGGAAAGCAATTCAACATGATAGCTGCATCTTGGATCCAATTcatgatacatgactggattgacCATCTTGAGGATACCAAACAG ATAGAGATTATAGCCCCTTCATCAGTTGCAAACAAATGCCCGCTCAAGGCATTCCGATTCTACAAGACGAAGGAAGTCCATACAGGCTCTTATGAAATCAAGAGTGGCCATTTGAATACTAGGACGGCATGGTG GGATGGTAGTGCTATCTACGGAAACAATGCAGAGAAACTGTCACGTGTTCGGACCTTCAAGGATGGGAAGCTTGTCATCTCCGATGATGGTCTTCTTCCTCACGATAACAATGGTATTTTGATCTCTGGCGACGTGCGGAACAGTTGGGTTGGTGTTTCTGTGTTGCAAGCACTCTTCGTTAAGGAACATAATGCAGTATGTGACAAGCTCAAG GACAACTACCCGGACCTCGACGATGAAGAACTATACCGTTATGCACGGCTGGTGACGTCCGCAGTCATCGcaaagatccacaccattgattggACGGTCGAATTACTTAAAATGGATACTCTCCGTGCTGGATTGCGAGCTAATTG GTATGGATTGCTTGGGAAGACATTCAAGGACCGTTTTGGGCATACGGGGAATTCAACACTAAGTGGGTTCGTTGGGACAAGAAAATCTGAGAACCATGGTGTCCCTTATTCACTTACAGAGGAATTTGTGGGTGTTTATAGAATGCATTCTCTCCTTCCTGATGAGATCTTGTTAAGGGATATAGGTTCCACTCCAGGGAAGAACAAGTCCCCTCTTGTTCTTAAAGG GGTTCCAATGAAGGAATTGATTGGACTTGAAGGGGAGAAGAAGATTGGTAGCATCGGATTCGAAACCCAGATGGTGTCGATGGGCCACCAAGCTTGCGGCGCACTCGAGCTATGGAACTACCCACAATGGATGAGAGACATCATAGCTCAAGACATCAATGGAAAGAACAGATCTGACCATGTCGACATGCCGGCGCTTGAAA TAtatagagacagagagagaaacgTAGCACGATACAACCAATTCCGAAGGAACATGTTCATGCTGCCAATAACCAAATGGGAAGATCTGACCGATGATGAGGAAGCTATTGCTGTTCTTCGCGAAGTCTATGGTGACAATGTAGAGAGCCTGGATTTGCAAGTTGGTCTCATGGctgagaagaagatcaagggctTTGCTATTAGCGAGACCGCcttcttcattttccttctcaTGGCATCCAg GAGATTGGAAGGTGATCGATTTTTCACGAGtaacttcaatgaggagacataTACCAAAGAAGGCTTGAAGTGGGTGAATACGACGGAAAGCCTGAGTGATGTACTCGGTCGCCACTATCCGGATACGGTCCATAAATGGATGAATTCTACGAGCGCGTTCTCTGTTTGGGATTCAGATCCGTCACCAACAAACATCGTTCCCCTCTACCTTCGGATTCCTAATTAA